The Burkholderia pyrrocinia genome includes a region encoding these proteins:
- a CDS encoding EscU/YscU/HrcU family type III secretion system export apparatus switch protein, with protein MAEKDQKPTAKRLREAREKGDVPKSAETISSAFFVGVCVALAVGIGALFGRLQALFRLVFDAVGAADPSARIAVLIDGAARDWATLSAQIVAAGLLAGLLAGFVQVGGVMAWSRLVPQLSRLNPAEGMKNLWSVRNLVNLAKMLLKTALLVATLGWLIVQSLDPSVQSGFTRPIAILALIVKLLMLLFGWAALIYIVMALIDIVHQRHEFNQKMKMSIDEVRREHKEDEGDPHIEAKRRQLAREVQFASLPDRIGFASVVVYSPRVAVALYYGGIGSLPWVLARGEGEAAERIVRLARDALRPTLANVGLAQALYETTPENGTIQQQHFREVAQLLKWATGAG; from the coding sequence ATGGCCGAAAAGGACCAGAAGCCGACCGCGAAGCGCCTGCGCGAGGCGCGCGAGAAAGGCGATGTGCCGAAGAGCGCGGAAACGATTTCGTCGGCGTTCTTCGTCGGCGTATGCGTCGCGCTCGCGGTGGGAATCGGCGCGCTGTTCGGGCGGCTGCAGGCGCTGTTCCGGCTCGTGTTCGACGCCGTCGGTGCGGCCGACCCGTCCGCGCGGATCGCGGTGCTGATCGACGGCGCCGCGCGCGACTGGGCGACGCTGTCTGCGCAGATCGTCGCGGCCGGGCTGCTGGCGGGCCTGCTGGCGGGCTTCGTGCAGGTCGGCGGCGTGATGGCATGGAGCCGCCTCGTGCCGCAGCTGTCGCGGCTCAATCCCGCCGAGGGGATGAAGAACCTGTGGTCGGTGCGCAACCTCGTCAATCTCGCGAAGATGCTGCTGAAGACGGCGCTGCTCGTCGCGACGCTCGGCTGGCTGATCGTCCAGTCGCTCGACCCGTCCGTGCAGTCGGGCTTCACGCGGCCGATCGCGATCCTCGCGCTGATCGTGAAGCTGCTGATGCTGCTGTTCGGCTGGGCCGCGCTGATCTACATCGTGATGGCGCTGATCGACATCGTGCACCAGCGGCACGAGTTCAACCAGAAGATGAAGATGTCGATCGACGAAGTGCGGCGCGAGCACAAGGAGGACGAGGGCGACCCGCACATCGAGGCGAAGCGCCGGCAGCTCGCGCGCGAAGTGCAGTTCGCGTCGCTGCCCGACCGGATCGGTTTCGCATCGGTGGTCGTCTATTCGCCGCGCGTCGCGGTCGCGCTCTATTACGGCGGGATCGGCTCGCTGCCGTGGGTGCTGGCGCGCGGCGAGGGCGAGGCGGCCGAGCGGATCGTGCGGCTCGCGCGCGACGCGCTGCGCCCGACGCTCGCGAACGTCGGGCTGGCGCAGGCGCTGTACGAGACGACGCCGGAGAACGGCACGATCCAGCAACAGCATTTCCGCGAGGTCGCGCAGTTGCTGAAATGGGCGACCGGCGCGGGTTGA
- the asnB gene encoding asparagine synthase (glutamine-hydrolyzing) has protein sequence MCGIDGFLNTVAIDEETARGTLARMTASLAHRGPDGQGIWVDPEAGIALGHRRLAIVDLSVHGRQPMASACGRYVMVFNGEIYNHRELRAELERAGRAPAWRGHSDSEVLIAAIVAWGVEATLRRATGMFAFALWNRASRVLTLARDRIGEKPLYYGRIGDALVFASELKALRGYPGFDGTIDRDALCLYLRQSSVPAPYTIYRGIHKLPPGTYIQFEHARDTPRVRAYWTLEQAIEDGRAQPFEGSADEAVGQLDAILRQAVARQMEADVPLGAFLSGGVDSSTIVALMQAQSAAPVDTFTIGFHEAGYDEAGYAKAVARHLGTRHTELYVTADHALGVVPKLPSIYDEPFADASQIPTFLVSEMTRRHVKVSLSGDGGDELFGGYTRYFLTPRLWRKLHRVPAAVRARIAAALHALRPDHADQLAAVAQGAWGGVEARESASRIGDRLHKLGHVMTAESRIGLYRLLMSSVHHPERIALSGQEPPTPLDTVSAWPAHLSFAEQAMAIDTLTYLPTDILAKVDRAAMAVSLETRMPFLDHHVVEFAWRVPASVRLPEGQSKALLRRLLDQYVPSALIDRPKQGFCAPVDHWLRGALRDWAEALLRPSRLREEGFFDAAAVERLWRQHQTGRMNWQHPLWTVLMFQAWLEAQRAG, from the coding sequence ATGTGTGGAATCGACGGCTTTTTGAATACCGTCGCCATCGATGAGGAGACAGCGCGCGGCACGCTCGCGCGAATGACGGCGAGCCTCGCGCATCGCGGGCCGGACGGGCAGGGGATCTGGGTCGACCCGGAAGCCGGCATTGCGCTCGGCCACCGGCGGCTTGCGATCGTCGACCTGTCGGTGCACGGCCGACAGCCGATGGCATCCGCGTGCGGCCGCTACGTCATGGTCTTCAACGGCGAAATCTACAACCATCGCGAACTGCGCGCGGAGCTGGAGCGCGCGGGTCGCGCACCGGCGTGGCGCGGCCACTCCGACAGCGAGGTGCTGATCGCGGCGATCGTCGCGTGGGGCGTCGAGGCGACCTTGCGGCGCGCGACCGGCATGTTCGCGTTCGCGCTGTGGAATCGCGCATCGCGGGTGCTGACGCTCGCGCGCGACCGGATCGGCGAGAAGCCGCTCTATTACGGCCGGATCGGCGACGCGCTCGTGTTCGCGTCGGAGCTGAAGGCGCTGCGCGGCTACCCGGGCTTCGACGGCACGATCGACCGCGACGCGCTGTGCCTGTACCTGCGCCAGTCGAGCGTGCCCGCGCCTTACACGATCTATCGCGGTATCCACAAGCTGCCGCCCGGCACCTATATCCAGTTCGAACATGCGCGCGACACGCCGCGCGTGCGCGCGTACTGGACGCTCGAACAGGCGATCGAGGACGGCCGCGCGCAGCCGTTCGAGGGCAGCGCCGACGAGGCCGTCGGCCAGCTCGACGCGATCCTGCGCCAGGCCGTCGCACGGCAGATGGAAGCCGACGTGCCGCTCGGCGCGTTCCTGTCGGGCGGCGTCGATTCGTCGACGATCGTCGCATTGATGCAGGCGCAATCGGCGGCGCCGGTCGACACCTTCACGATCGGCTTCCATGAGGCCGGCTACGACGAGGCCGGTTATGCGAAGGCCGTCGCGCGCCATCTCGGCACGCGCCATACCGAGCTCTACGTGACGGCCGACCATGCGCTCGGCGTCGTGCCGAAGCTGCCGTCGATCTACGACGAGCCGTTCGCCGATGCCTCGCAGATCCCGACCTTTCTCGTGTCGGAAATGACGCGCCGCCACGTGAAGGTGAGCCTGTCCGGCGACGGTGGCGACGAGCTGTTCGGCGGCTATACGCGCTACTTCCTGACGCCGCGCCTGTGGCGCAAGCTGCATCGCGTGCCGGCGGCCGTGCGTGCGCGGATCGCAGCCGCCTTGCATGCGCTGCGGCCCGATCACGCGGACCAGCTCGCGGCCGTCGCGCAGGGCGCGTGGGGCGGCGTGGAGGCGCGCGAATCGGCGTCGCGCATCGGCGACCGCCTGCACAAGCTCGGCCACGTGATGACGGCCGAGAGCCGTATCGGGCTATACCGGTTGCTGATGTCGTCGGTGCATCATCCGGAGCGCATCGCGCTGTCCGGGCAGGAGCCGCCGACGCCGCTCGACACGGTGTCCGCGTGGCCCGCGCACCTGAGCTTCGCCGAGCAGGCGATGGCGATCGATACGCTCACGTACCTGCCGACCGACATCCTCGCGAAGGTCGATCGCGCGGCGATGGCCGTGAGCCTCGAGACGCGCATGCCGTTCCTCGACCATCACGTCGTCGAATTCGCGTGGCGCGTGCCGGCGTCGGTGCGCTTGCCGGAGGGGCAGTCGAAGGCGCTGCTGCGCCGGCTGCTCGACCAGTACGTGCCGTCCGCGCTGATCGACCGGCCGAAGCAGGGCTTCTGCGCGCCCGTCGACCACTGGCTGCGCGGCGCGCTGCGCGACTGGGCCGAGGCGCTGCTGCGGCCGTCGCGGCTGCGCGAAGAAGGCTTTTTCGACGCGGCCGCGGTCGAGCGCCTGTGGCGGCAGCACCAGACCGGCCGGATGAACTGGCAGCACCCGTTATGGACGGTGCTGATGTTCCAGGCGTGGCTGGAGGCGCAGCGCGCGGGGTGA